The genomic segment CGCGCGCCATCATCCACGCCAGCACCGGCCCGAGCGGCCCCGCGAGCACCGGCGGACGGGCGGCCTGGGTGAGGGTCGCCCGGATGACCTCCGCACGCGGGCCCTGGTACGGAGCGACGCCTTCGACGGCCGTGTAGAGCGTGGCGGCGAGCGACCACAGGTCGGCGGCCGGGCCGCCGGGCTCGCCCGCGAGCCGTTCCGGCGCGATGAACCCGGGCGAGCCGACCAGCAGCCCGGCCTCGGTGATCGACGCCTGGCCGGCCTGGCGGGCGATGCCGAAATCCGTGAGCAGCACCCGGCCGTCGGCACAGAGGAAGACGTTGCCCGGCTTGACGTCACGGTGCTGCACGCCCCCGGCGTGCGTGGCCGACAGCGCGTCGAGCAGGCGGGCGCCGAGGTCCGCCACCTGCCGGTACGGAAGCGGCCCGTACGTCGCGATCTGCCGGGCGAGGTCGTGGCCGTGGAGCAGTTCCATGACGATCCACGGCCTGCCGTCCTGGAGGAGCACGTCGTGGAGGGCGACGATCCCGGGATGCCGGACACGCGCGGTGACCTCCGCCTCGCGCATGACCCTGGCGACCAGCTCGGCCCGCTCGCGGTCGCCGAGGCCGTCCGGGATGCGAAGTTCCTTGATCGCCACCTCGCGGTCGAGCACGGAGTCTCTGGCCAGCCACACCGTGCCCATGCCGCCGGAGCCCAGCGGGCGCAGGAGGTGGTATCGCGAGGCCAGCGTCCCCCTCAGCGATTCGGCCATATGGGGGAGAATAGCGAAAGCGTGATTGATCGCCCGACGAAACCCGGCACGGTCGTCCTGACCGACGCATATTGGAGGCGTCCGGAGAGGGATCGCCCCGCGACGGGGACGAGGCGCTTCACGAGGCACCCCGGCGGGTTGACATCGCCGGCCTGTCCGGCTGTTCGCCTGGTTGACCGGCACTGCCGGAACACACCCGGACGTCCCGGCCGACCGGTACGGCAAGCCGATTACCTCTCACGTCATCGTCTTCGCGACCCGTCCGCGGGATGCTCGGGACCACGGGAGGACGGGCCCCGCCCGGGGCCCCGCACCCGGCCGCACGCGATCACGGGAGGAACCATGACTGCCTACGCCGTCGCCCAGCTCCGCGACGTCAACCTCGGCGATGACATCGTGGAGTACCTGCGGCGCATCGACGCCACGCTGGAGCCGTTCGGCGGCCGTTTCATCATCCACGGCGGCGAGCCCGAGGTGCTGGAGGGCGCCTGGACGCACACCCTCATCGTCATCGAGTTCCCCGACCTCGGCAGGGCGAGGGCGTGGTACCGGTCGCCCGCCTACCAGGAGATCCTCCCGCTGCGCACCGGGAACTCCTCCGGCGACGCCGTGCTCATCGAGGGTGTGGACGAGGACCACAAGGCGACGGACGTGCTGGCGGGCTGACCACCCCCGGGACGGGGAACGCCCCGCGCGTGCGCGCGGGGCGTCCGCCGTCCTCGCAGGGCCTCAGCTCAGGGTGAGGTCCTTGATCCGGAGATCGCCGGTGAAGACGAGGTAGACGTCCTTCACGCCGTTCGCCCCGGACAGGGGCGCGGCCGCGGTGGCCCAGTTGTAGATCCCGCCGGTCGCGGCGACCGGGATCGTGCCCACCTTGGCGCCGGTCGGCGAGCCGAGGCGCACCTCGATCGTCCCGCCGCCCGCCGAGGCGACCCCGGCCGTCACGTTCCTGGAGTTGCGGAGCTGGACGTCCTTGAACGCGATCCAGCCGCCGCTCGCGCCCGCCACGGCGTCGCCGCGCTCCTTGGTCTCGTCGACCAGGTGGATGCCCGAGTAGTCGTCGAAGTCGACCGCCCGGGTGGTCTTCGACAGGTCGCGGTGGGGGATGTTCTCGCCCTGCACGTTGATCGTCGCCCGCTGCCGGATGTTCGCCGAGGACGACCCCACGAGCACGTCGTGGGTGGCGTTCTCGACGGTCCACTTGTTGCGAGTGACGTCCCACAGCGCGAGGTCGCTCTTTGCGACGCTGAAGGCGACCGTCCTGGTCTGCCCCGGCGCCAGCGTCACCCGCTGGAACGCGCGGAGCTGCTTGACCGGCTGCTTCACCCGCGAGCGGTGCTGATGCGTGTAGAGCTGCACGACCTCGTCGCCGGCCCGGGAGCCGGTGTTGGTCACCTTCACCGAGACCTCGTACGCGTCGCCCTTCCGCACCGCCTTGAGGCCCTGGTAGGCGAACGACGTGTACGACAGGCCGTAGCCGAACGGGTAGAGCGGCCTGCCCTGGTAGTACAGGTACGTCCGGTCCTTCTTGACGATGTCGTAGTCGAGGATGCCCGGCAGCTCGTCCGCAGAGCGGTACCACGTCTGGGTGAGCCGGCCGGCCGGGTTGACGTCGCCGTACAGCACGTCGGCGAGGGCGTGCCCGGTCTCGGCGCCCGCGTGGGTGGTCCACAGGATGGCCGGGACGTTGTCCTGCGCCCAGTTGATCGTGGTCGGGTAGCTGTTCTCCAGCACCACCACCGTGTTCGGGTTGGCCGCCTTCACGGCCTTGACCAGCGCCTCCTGGCCCTCGGCGAGGTTCATGTCGGTGCGGTCGTGGGCCTCGCGGCCGTTGATGAACGGCATGCTGCCGACCACGACGACCGCCACGTCGGCGGCCTTGGCCTTGGCGACGGCGTCGTCGGCGCCGCTGGAGACGACCTCCTTGGCGTAGTGCGTGGCCTGGTCGGCGGAGGTCAGGCTCAGCGTGCCGTCGGACGACGCCTTGACGTAGGTGTCCGACCCGAACCAGCTCTCGGACGTCTCGTAGCCGGCGTACCGCAGCAGGTACGTGCCGTCGGCCTGCCGCTCCAGCTTGAACTGCTCCTGCACGAACCAGCCGGACGGCTGCTCGGCGGTGTTGGCCAGCGTCGCCCAGTTGGCCCGGCTGACGTACTTGCCGTTGGCGACGCTGCGCAGCGTCAGCACGCCCTGACCCCAGTCGAACGCGTCGAACTGCTCGGTGACGCCGGCCGAGGTCGCGCTCTCCTTCAGGTCGCCGCCGGCCGCGGGCGCGCTGATGTACTTCCCCGTGGCGACGTCCTTCAGCGCGATGCGGTCGACGCCCTCCGACGAGGTCACCGACGCCGCCCGCTCCTTGATCCCGTCGAGCGGGGTCACCTTGTACGGCAGGCTGCCCGAGTACCAGTCGGTGTAGAGCACGTCGGCCAGCGGGCCGACCACGGCGACCTTCCTGCCGGGCTTCAGCGGCAGCGCGCCGCCGGAGTTCTTCAGCAGCACCATCGCCTTGGCCGCGGTCTCACGGGCCAGCTTCTGGTTCGCCGGGCTGTTGACCACGTCCTTGGTGATCCTCGCGTACGGCCCGCCGTCGGGGTCGAACTCGCCGAGCCGGAACCGGACGCTGAGCTGGTGCCGGACCGCGTCGTCCACGTCCGACTGGCTCAGCAGGCCCTTCGACAGCGCCTCCTTGACGGACGCGACCGTCGGGCCGCCGTTGGTGTCGTCCACGGTGAAGCTGTCGAGGCCCGCCTTGATCAGCGCGGCGGCCGCCTCGGGCTGGGTCGCGTAGTACTTCTCGGTCTGCACGAGGTTGTTCGGCGCCCAGGCGTCGGAGACGTTGAACAGCGTCCGGTCCGTCCAGGAGCGGACCACGCCGTCCAGATCGGGGTTGACCGTGTTCGGCCGGCCGTTGACGAGGTTGTACGACGCCATCACGCCGGTCGCCGCGTCGGCCTCGATGGCCGGTTTGAAGGCCGCCTCGTCGTACTCGTGCTTCACCCGCGGCGGCAGCTCCGACGACGTGGTGTCGCGGTTGACCTCGTTGTTGTTGGCCAGGTAGTGCTTCAGCGTGGGCGCCGTCTTCAGGTGGTCGGGGTCGTCGCCCACCATGCCCGAGCCGTACGCGGTGGAGATGGCGCCGGTCAGCAGGGGGTCCTCGGAGTAGCCCTCCTCGTTGCGTCCCCAGCGGGGGTCGCGCAGCAGGTTGACCACGGGCGCCCAGAGGTTGAGCCCCCACACGGTGGGGTTCTCGGCGTGGTAGCCGCGGGCCTCGTCGCCGACGGCGGAGCCGACCCGCTTGATCAGAGCGGGGTCCCAGGTGCTGGCCAGGCCGACCGCCTGGGGGAAGACGGTGCCCTTGGCGGTGACCACGGCGCCGTTGTTCGTGTGGTCGGTCGACCAGGCGACGCCGTGCAGCGCCTCGGTGCCCGTCTTGAACATCTTGATGCCGAGGCGGTCTATCGCGGGGGCGTACTGGTGCAGCATCGCGATCTTCTCGTCCGGCGTGAGCCGGCCGAGCAGGTCGTCGACGCGCTGCGCGAGCGGCAGCGACGGGTTCCGGAACCGATAGTCGTCGGCCGCCCTCGCGGGGCCGGCGCCCAGGCTCAGTGCCAGGGCCAGGGCGGCCGACGCGGACAGCATCGCCGAACGGCGATGGGACATTGCGCCTCCAGGTCAGGTAGTGACGCGTTACTTGGGGGGTGTTACTTGATGGCGCCGACCGTGACGCCACGGGTCAGCGTGCGCTGGAAGATCAGGAAGAAGGCCACGGCCGGGACGATGCCGAGCAGCGCGGACGCGCTGGTCGTGGTGGCGTCCATCATCTTCTCGCCCTGCAGGCTGGCCAGGGCGACCGGCACGGTCTGGTTGTCGTTGTCGATGAGGAACACCAACGGCAGGAAGAACTCGTTCCACGTCCAGATGAAGAAGAAGATGAGCAGCACCGAGAGGGTCGGGCGGCTGATGGGCACGACGATGCGCCACAGCATCCGCCACCTGCTCGCGCCGTCGATCTCGGCCGCCTCCAGGATTGCGCGGGGGAACTGCCCGAGCACCGACGAGAGCAGGTAGGTCCCGAAGGCCGCCTGGATCACCGTGAAGATCAGGATGACGGCGAGCTTCGAGTCGTACAGCCCCGCCTTCTTCGCCAGGAAGTAGAGCGGGTAGACCAGCGCTTCCTGCGGCAGCGTGTTGGCGACCAGGAAGACCACCAGGATCCACAGCCGCCCGCGCACCTTGCCGATCCCCAGCGCGTACGCGTTGAGCACCGACAGCACCACGGCGGCGACCGCGACGACACCGCTGATCAGGAGGCTGTTCCACAGCTTCAGGCCGAAGTCGACGCGGTCCCAGAAGGCGGCGATTCCGTCCAGGTAGAGCCCGTGGGGCAGGCTCAGCGGGCCGCCCGAGGAGTATTCGGCCGGGGACTTCACCGCGTTGAGCGTGACGATGACGAACGGGAACAGCATCACGACCGCGAGCACGACCAGCGCCGCGAGCACAGCCCATCGTCCCGGCTGGCGGATGGTGCGATCGGGGGTCACGACTCACTCTCCTGGTCACGCTCCTGCACCCGCAGGAAGAGGAAGGTCACCACGAGGATGATCAGGGCGAGCACGGTCGCGATCGCCGAGCCGTACCCGACGTTGACCTTCTGGAAGAAGTTCAGATAGGAGAAGTACGACGGCACCATGGTCGCGGAGCCGGGCCCTCCCCTGGTCAGCACGAAGATCGGCCCGAACACCTTCAGCGCCGCGATCGTGCAGGTCAGCAGGACCACGAAGATCTCCGGCCGGATCTGCGCGATCGTGATGTGCCAGAACCTGCGCCACCACGAGGCCCCGTCGATCTCGGCCGCCTCGTACAACGAGGGGTCGACCCGCTGGAGCCCGGCCATGAAGATGACGACCGGGTACCCGAGCTGGAACCACACCATGATCGCCATGACCGTCGCCAGCGCGAAATCGGGGTCGCCCAGCCAGTTGACCTTCAGCCCGAAGATCTGGTTGACCGCGCCGTACGACGGGTGGAGCATCCAGCCCCAGACCACGCCGGCCACCGCGACGGGCAGCACCTGCGGGAGGTAGAACGCCGCGCGCAGGGCCGAGGCCGTACGCCCGCCGAAGCGCTTGGCGATGTAGTCGAACAGCGCGGCGGCGAGCACCAGACCGATGATCGTGGGCACCACGGCCATCGCGACGATCAGCGCGACGTTGTGCTGGAAGGAGGCCCAGAAACGCTCGTCCTTGAACAGCTTCGTGTAGTTGTCGAGCCCGATCCACTTGGGAGTGCCGACGCCGGACCAGCGGGTGAAGCTCGTCGCGAGGTTCATCAGGAACGGGACGACGATGATCGCGAGGAACAGCACCAGGCTCGGAACCAGGTAGAGCCAGTAGCCGCCCCTCCCGCGCGGGCGGGCGGTACCCGCGCCGGGTGGTGCCATGTGCGGAGCCTTTCGAGAAGGGGTCCGGCGGCGGAGGCCGGTCAGGCAGCCCCGCCGCCGGAGTCGGGGAGGGTTACTCGGCGATGTCGGCCAGGTTGTCGTTGTACGGCTGGGCGATCTCGTCCAGGACCTCCTCGGGCTTCTTGCTGCCGTTGATCAGTTCCTGTACGCCGGCGACGAGCACGTCGTAGTAGCCGGGGGCGGGCCAGTCAGGGTAGAAGGCCAGGCCGTCCTGCGTCGAGAGCTTGTTGAAGTTCTCGATGAGCTCCTTGTTCTGCGCGTCGGTGATCGCGGTGGGGTCGGCCGCGACCGGGACGCCGCCCGAGTTGCCGAGCAGGTTCTGGATCTCCTTCTTCATCGTGATGTCGATGAAGTCGTAGGCGAGGTCCTTGTTCTCGGACTTCTCCGGCACGACCCAGATGTTGCCGCTGGAGCCGGGGGCGAACTGGCCGGGCCACAGGAACGAGCCCCACTTGAAGTCCTTGATCTCCTCCTGCAGGCGTCCGAACCACCAGCTGCCCGACACCATGATCGGGTACTTGCCGCCGATGAACGCCACGCCCATGTCCTCGGCCTTCATGCCGGCCGAGTCCTTGCCGATGTACCCCTTCTTCACCCAGTCGGAGATGGTCTGCGCGGCGTAGGTGAACTCGGGACCGTGGAAGTCGACCTTGCCCTTGTAGAGCTCGAAGGAGTCGATCCAGGCACGGTTGGCCTTGTTCAGCGCGAGCAGGTAGAACAGCTGCTGGGCGGGGTACTCGGCGCCCGCCGTCGCGATCGGCGTGGTGCCCTTCTTCGCGAACGCGTCGAGCGCCGCGGTGAACTCGTCGAAGCTGGTGGGCACCTTGACGCCCGCCTTCTCGAACATGTCCTTGTTGTAGTAGACCATCACGTACTCGCCGTAGTTCGGCACGCCGAACCACTTGCCCGAGCCCATGATGCCCCGCTCGTCATATTTGGCCGTGGTCTGCAGCGACGGGCTGAGCAGCTTGTCCCAGCCGCGTTTGGTGGCCTCCTCCGACAGGTCGGTGAGCAGGCCCTGCTTGGACAGCTGACCGGCCGTCGCGTTGCCCTTGTTGTACTCCATGATGTCGGGCGCCTCGTCGGAGTTGAGGACCATAGACGCCGTCTTCTGGATCTGCTCGAAGCCCTTCTCCTCGAACTTCACCGTGACGCCGGGATGGCTCGCCTCGAAATCCTTGATCGCCTGAGCCCAGGCGGTGCCCATGGCGCTGTTGCCGGTCTCGTAGTGCCAGAGGGTGAGGGTCCTGCCCTCCGCGGAGCCGCCGCTGCCGCCGCTATTGGAATCGTCAGAGGATCCACCGCACGCGCCGAGCGCCAGTGCGGCCGCGGCCAGTGCCGCCACCGCCGCGCTCCTGCCTACTCTGAACATGGTGTTTCTCCAGGGGGGTTTGTCTAGTTGATGACGACCGGGACGCCGGGGCCAACGAACTCGACGCCGTCGATCTGCTTGGGGCCCTCGGCGGTGACGACCAGCCGGTCGCCGTCCCGCACCGCCGTGACCGTCGTGTCCCCGTCCAGGTCCCTGATCGTCGTACGGCTCTCGCGCTCCGGCACGCCGAAGGCGAGCAGCGAGACCCGGGGCTCGTCGGCCACCGTGTCGCCCGGCTCGGTGACCGGGATCAGCGAGCCGTGCCGTACGAACAGGGGGATCTGGTCGAGCGGCGGCGACACCGTGACGTAACGTCCGCCGTCCACGGCCTCACCGGTCCAGTAGTCCACCCACACCCCCGAGGGCAGGTAGACCTTCCTGGTGCCGTCGGCGGCGGTCATCGGGGCGACGAGCAGGTCGGTGCCGAGAAGGTACTGCAGGTCCGCCTGCCAGGCCACCGGGTCGTCCGGGTGGTCGACGCACAGCGCGCGCAGCATCGGCGCGCCCGTCTCGGCCGCGGTGACGGCCGCCGAGTAGATGTACGGCATGAGCCGGTAGCGCAGCCGCAGGGCCTCGACGGCGGCCCGCTCGGCGTGCGCCGGGAACTCCCAGGGCTCCCGGGTGGTCGTGCCGTGGAACCGGACCAGCGGGGACAGCGCGGCGAACTGCGACCAGCGGATGTAGAGGTCCGGGCTGGGCGTGCCGGTGAAGCCGCCCGCGTCGTGGCTCCAGAAGGGGATGCCGGACAGGCCGTGCGACAGCCCGCCCCTGATCGTGCTGCCCATCGCGGAGTAGGTCGTGTCGACGTCGCCGCTCCACTGGGCCGAGTGACGCTGGCCGCCGAGGTAGGACGAGCGGGCCCAGACCAGCTCGTGTCCGTTCACCTCGCGGGTCACCTCCGCCACGATGTCGTTGAACAGCAGCGTGTAGACGTTGTGCAGCTCGGTGCCGGTCATGCCGTTGAAGGCCACGGCGTCGGCGGGGACCCCCTCGGCGAAGTCCGTCTTGAACGCCGCCACGCCCTCACGCAGGCGGTCGCGCAGCAGGCCCTTGAACCACTCGGCCGCCTCGGGGTTGGTGAAGTCGACGATGCCGCAGGCCGGGTAGGAGCCGTGCCAGGTGTCGGCGACGTAGGTCTCGCCGTCGCGCGTCCTGAGGAAGTAGCCCTTCTCCGAGGCCTCGGCGAAGGCCGGGCTGAGGTGCGAGACGTAGGAGTTCATCCACAGGCAGACCTTGAAGCCCTGCTCCTTGAGCGTGGCGAGCATGCCCACCGGGTCGGGGAACGTCTCCGGGTCCCACTGGAGGTCGGACCAGTGCCCGTCGGCCTGCCAGTAGCAGTCGAGGTGGAGCACGTCGCAGGGGATCCCCCGCTCCCTGATCTTCCTGGCGCGCTCCAGCACGCGCTCCTGGCTGTCGCGGAAGAAGCCCGAGGAGATCCAGGTGCCGAACGCCCACTTCGGCGGCAGCTGCGGCCGGCAGGTCAGCCGGTCGAACCGGTCCAGGACCTCCGCCGGGGCCGGTCCCGCGATGACGTAGTAGTCGATGAGGTCGTCGGGCACGATGATCTGCACGGCGCTGTGCGTGGACTGGCACACGTCGAACTCGACCGGTGTGCCGCTGTCGACGCAGATGCCGTATCCCCTGCTGGACAGGTAGAAGGGCACGTTCTTGTACGCGCGCTGCGACTCGGCGCCGAAGGCGTCGAAGTTCCACATGAGCGGGCGCTGGCCGCGCTTGTCGAGCGGCGTGAACGACTCGCCGAAGCCGCCGAACGCCTCGTCGGCGGGGGCCACGAACGTGTCGTGATAGGCGACGGGGGCGCCGTCGACGGCGGAGCGGCCGAACGGCAGCGTGCGCAGCCGGCCGCTGATGTCGGGGTGACCCGGGTCCTGCTCCACCAGCGTGCGGCCCGCCCGGTCGGTGAAGCGCAGGTTCCACGGGTTCAGCCGCACCTCGGCCCGCAGCGATCCCGCGTCGACGATCACGCGGCTGTGGCTCGCCTCCACGACGGCCTCGCCGTACTCCCCCGGGGTGACCATGGAGATCGCGCGGGCGGACCGGGTGCGCGCGTCGGGATCCTCCGACAGGCGCACCCGGATCACCCCCTCACCCGCGACCGTGATCTGCACGACGAGCGTCTCCTCGGCCGAGGTGGAGCCCTTGAGCGTCACGCCCCGGCCGTCGGAGGCCACCACCTCCGCGCTGGTCAGCGCGGACAGGCCCGCCTCGCCCGGCTCGCGTACCGGAAGCTCGGGAGGATCCGCCACGAAGAACTCGCGCGCGATCAATGGGGGACGGTACGGCATTGCGGCACTCCATCGGCTCATCCGGCGATTGTGGAGTTAGTTTGCCGTCCATCCCAACAAAGGTCAATGGGTCGAACTCGCTCCGGATTTGTCCAAATTATTCCGATTAATGCCTGTTTGAGGTAATGTGACCGCAATCCCGCGACAAGGTAGGTGAGATGGACAGGTTCGTGCATGTGATGCCGCTCGACGACGTGATCGACCACGAGGGCAGCCCCGAGTGCGTCTGCGGCCCCGGAGGCCAGCCCGTCACCGCCGCCGACCTCGGCGAGCCGGTTCCGCACACGGACCGCGAGGCCGTCATCCTCGGCTGGCCCCACCCCGCCGTCGGCGTGATCTACCAGCACCACCCGCTCAGCCCCTGCCGCGAATGGGAAGCCATCCCCGAGCCCTGAGCGCTTTAATGCCGTCAATCGCCGCCATTTGCGCTAACCGCGTGTGATTGAGTCTCAACATTGAGTAAATTCTCGGCCATGCCCGGTATTGATCACGAGATGCCACTCGAACTCCCCGAGTGGCGCCATCACACCGCTGGCGATCGACCCCGGCCGCATCCCCCCTGATCACCGACCCCGACCAGGCCCGCGCCAGCCCGGAACTCGCCGTGCTCTCGGCCGTGGCGCATCCAGTCGAGGCCGACGACGAGCAGGTGCTGGAGGCGATGCTGGCGGGGCTGGCGACATTGGATGAGGATCGCGCCAGAGTATATTTGAACTACGTGATCAGCTCGCTACAGGATGTGACGGTCAAGCGTCTGGAGGAGATGGTGACCACCATTCAGGACTTCGACTACCTCGGCGACAAGTACTTCTCCCACTGGAAGGACCAGGGCCGCGCGGAGGCGCTTCTCATCATGCTCGACGCCCGCGGCCTGGAGATCTCCGACGATGTGCGCGAACGGATCCAGCGGTGTGAGGACACGAACCAACTGGAGGCCTGGGTCCGCAGGGCTGCCGTCATCACCACAGTCGACGAGCTGTTCGATTGATGACCGCCTGGCCTGTGGGGGCGGGCGGGCCGCCCGGGGGTGCACCCCGGAGGCGGCCCGCTTGATGTCAGTCGGTCACGGGGTCCATCTGACGTTCGGGTTGATGTGGCCGGTCCAGTCGAAGACGGCCATGTTGTCCCAGCCGTCGCCGGTGCCGTTGATGTTCGCCGGGTCCCAGCCGTTCCCGGGCACGGCGTACCACGTCGGCTCCCAGTAGAAGACGCCGACGGCGCCCGCGCTGCGGGCCGTGCTCTGCACCGCCGCGAACTCGGCGCCCTGACCCTGCCAGGTGAGGCCGTATCCCGGACAGCCCGACGTGACCGAGTTGCCCTCCCAGTCGGCGTTGTTCGGAGTGAACGGGTAGGCCGTCTCGGCGATGACGACCGGCTTGCCGTAGCGGGACCGCATGTCCGAGATCACGCTGGACAGGTTGGACAGCGTGCCGTGCCACATGCAGTAGTACGACAGGCCGGTGATGTCCCAGGGGACGCCCTTGGCCCGGATGCCGTCGTAGAACCAGCGGGCGTGCGCGTCGCTGTCGGCGTTCGCGGTGTGGATGATCACCTGAGTGCCGGAGTTGCACGCCTTGGTCGCGTTGTAGCCGGCCTTGAGCAGCAGGCTCAGGTTCGTGAAGTCGTTGTTGACGACCTTGCCGTCGTTCCACAGCATGCCGACGTTGATCTCGTTGCCGATCTGCACGCTGTCGGGGGTCGTGCCCTGGGCCTTGAGGCTGGAGCACACGTCGTAGGTGTAGTTGTAGACGTCGGTCTGCAACTGGCCGATGCCGTGGCTGGCCCACGCGGCGGGCTTGTACTGCTTGCCGGGATCCGCCCACGTGTCGGAGTAGTGGAAGTCGATCATCAGCTTCAGGCCCTTGGCCTTGACCGTCCTGGCGTACTGGAGGACCTTCGCCTTGTTGTTGTAGCCGCTGGCCGGGTTGTTCCAGATCCGCAGGCGGACGTAGTTGACGCCGACGCCCTTGAGGATGTCGAGCGGGTCCCGCTGGGCGCCGCCCGCGTCGTAGTACTTCGCGCCCAGGTCGAGGGAGCGCTGCACGGAGGAGACGTCGGCTCCGAGCATGGTCAGTGTGCCGGCGGCGTGCGCCGGTTGCGCGGCGGGGAGCACCGCGGCGGCGCACACGACCAGCGCCGCCAGGATCTTTCTCATGGTTCCTCCGGTCAGGAGAGGATGGGTGGACGCCCCCGAACCCCCGCCGTCACGAGGTCAGGCCGCCACGGCGAGGGACGTTTCGATACTCACCGGCGGGCGAACTCCCGCAGCGCGGGCAGCGCCCGGTCGTCGAAGCCGAACAACGCCTGGTTCTCCCAGGCGTTGCCCGACGACGGGTCGGCGGGATCCCAGCCGTTGCCCTTCACCCCCGTCCAGGTGGCCTCCCACCAGAAGGCCCCCAGGCCGAGTCCGCCGGGCACCGCCCGCACGATGTTCGTCAGGTCGCGGGCGAACGCCGCCTGGCCCGCAGGGGTCGCCGGATATCCCGGGTACGGCTCGGCGGAGGTGACGATGTTCTCCCAGCCGTCGTCGTCGGCCGTCGTGAAGGGATAGGCGGTCTCCGCCACCACGACCGGCTTGCCGTACCGTGCGGCGACGTCGTTGAGGTTGGCCTGGAACGCGGCGAGGGTGCCGTGCCAGAACGGGTAGTACGACAGGCCGATCACGTCGTAGCGGACGCCGTAGGACGCGGCGGTGTCGAACCACCACCGGTAGAGGCCGTTGTCGCCGCCGTCCGCCAAGTGCAGCACGACCTTCGTCCGGGCGGACACCGCCTTGACCGCGTCGTACCCGGCGCCCAGCAGGGCGGCCATTCCCGGCCAGGCGTCCCAGCGGCCGTCCGGCCACAGCAGGCCGCCGTTGATCTCGTTGCCGACCTGGACCATGTCGGCCGTCGTGCCCTGCGCCTTCAGCGCGCTCAGCACGTCGTAGGTGTGGTCGTACACCGCCTGCTTCAGTTCTTCGAACGACAGCGCGGACCAGGCGGCGGGCTTGTTCTGCTTGCCCGGGTCGGCCCAGGAGTCGGAGTAGTGGAAGTCGACCAGCAGGCCCATGCCGAGCGCCTTGGCCCGCTTCGCGATCGCGAGCACCTGGTTCTCGGTGTTGTAGCCGTCGGCGGGGTTCACCCACACCTTGAGCCGGATGTAGTTGACCCCGCTGTGCCGCAGGATCGCCAGCGCGTCGCCCCGCCGCCCGTTCGCGTAGCGGTACGTCCCGCCCAGCGCCTCGGACTTGGCGAGGCTCGACACGTCGGCGCCCCTGATCGCGAGGTGGGGTGGGGGGCCGCCGGGCTTCGGGCCGCCGCCGGCCGGTGCCGCG from the Microbispora sp. ZYX-F-249 genome contains:
- a CDS encoding TIM-barrel domain-containing protein; translation: MSRWSAAMPYRPPLIAREFFVADPPELPVREPGEAGLSALTSAEVVASDGRGVTLKGSTSAEETLVVQITVAGEGVIRVRLSEDPDARTRSARAISMVTPGEYGEAVVEASHSRVIVDAGSLRAEVRLNPWNLRFTDRAGRTLVEQDPGHPDISGRLRTLPFGRSAVDGAPVAYHDTFVAPADEAFGGFGESFTPLDKRGQRPLMWNFDAFGAESQRAYKNVPFYLSSRGYGICVDSGTPVEFDVCQSTHSAVQIIVPDDLIDYYVIAGPAPAEVLDRFDRLTCRPQLPPKWAFGTWISSGFFRDSQERVLERARKIRERGIPCDVLHLDCYWQADGHWSDLQWDPETFPDPVGMLATLKEQGFKVCLWMNSYVSHLSPAFAEASEKGYFLRTRDGETYVADTWHGSYPACGIVDFTNPEAAEWFKGLLRDRLREGVAAFKTDFAEGVPADAVAFNGMTGTELHNVYTLLFNDIVAEVTREVNGHELVWARSSYLGGQRHSAQWSGDVDTTYSAMGSTIRGGLSHGLSGIPFWSHDAGGFTGTPSPDLYIRWSQFAALSPLVRFHGTTTREPWEFPAHAERAAVEALRLRYRLMPYIYSAAVTAAETGAPMLRALCVDHPDDPVAWQADLQYLLGTDLLVAPMTAADGTRKVYLPSGVWVDYWTGEAVDGGRYVTVSPPLDQIPLFVRHGSLIPVTEPGDTVADEPRVSLLAFGVPERESRTTIRDLDGDTTVTAVRDGDRLVVTAEGPKQIDGVEFVGPGVPVVIN
- a CDS encoding glycoside hydrolase family 53 protein, translating into MRKILAALVVCAAAVLPAAQPAHAAGTLTMLGADVSSVQRSLDLGAKYYDAGGAQRDPLDILKGVGVNYVRLRIWNNPASGYNNKAKVLQYARTVKAKGLKLMIDFHYSDTWADPGKQYKPAAWASHGIGQLQTDVYNYTYDVCSSLKAQGTTPDSVQIGNEINVGMLWNDGKVVNNDFTNLSLLLKAGYNATKACNSGTQVIIHTANADSDAHARWFYDGIRAKGVPWDITGLSYYCMWHGTLSNLSSVISDMRSRYGKPVVIAETAYPFTPNNADWEGNSVTSGCPGYGLTWQGQGAEFAAVQSTARSAGAVGVFYWEPTWYAVPGNGWDPANINGTGDGWDNMAVFDWTGHINPNVRWTP
- a CDS encoding glycoside hydrolase family 53 protein, translated to MARFLAALLCAMAALFTTVAPAGAAAPAGGGPKPGGPPPHLAIRGADVSSLAKSEALGGTYRYANGRRGDALAILRHSGVNYIRLKVWVNPADGYNTENQVLAIAKRAKALGMGLLVDFHYSDSWADPGKQNKPAAWSALSFEELKQAVYDHTYDVLSALKAQGTTADMVQVGNEINGGLLWPDGRWDAWPGMAALLGAGYDAVKAVSARTKVVLHLADGGDNGLYRWWFDTAASYGVRYDVIGLSYYPFWHGTLAAFQANLNDVAARYGKPVVVAETAYPFTTADDDGWENIVTSAEPYPGYPATPAGQAAFARDLTNIVRAVPGGLGLGAFWWEATWTGVKGNGWDPADPSSGNAWENQALFGFDDRALPALREFARR